One window from the genome of Camelus bactrianus isolate YW-2024 breed Bactrian camel chromosome 4, ASM4877302v1, whole genome shotgun sequence encodes:
- the SAXO1 gene encoding stabilizer of axonemal microtubules 1, with protein sequence MDWRDFGPHKVLPMKIHQPNQFVPSEEHMDLLTTYKQDYNPYPICRVDLIKPRDSKYPCGDKMECLPTYKADYLPWNQPRRELLRPPQNYQPASTKFDSRTTHQDDYSMKGLVNTVSCKPPAVPKLCHVPLEDLTNYKMSYMAHPLEKRFVYEPEKFRPSEIPFESFTTHKESYRGLMGEAAKSLKPPARPCGRDTPFSTTTEFRDKYQAWPTPQVFSRAPAAYVPPEEKMDLLTTVQAHYTYPKGAPAQPCRPARSVKKGGHFESSTTTKDDYKQWASVRTGPVRPVPQLNLPTEPLDCLTTTRAHYVPHPPIATKSCKPPWAGPRGNIPVEGQTTYTISFTPKEMSRCLASYPEPPGYIFEETDALGHRIYRPISQTGSRRSSCLSVGDSENPNQQELAVSA encoded by the exons ATGGATTG GAGAGATTTTGGGCCTCACAAAGTGTTACCCATGAAGATCCACCAGCCCAACCAGTTTGTCCCAAGTGAAGAGCATATGGATCTGCTCACAACGTATAAACAAGATTACAACCCCTACCCTATCTGTCGCGTGGACCTCATCAAACCTCGGGACAGCAAATACCCATGTGGTGATAAGATGGAGTGCCTACCTACTTATAAAG CCGATTATTTACCCTGGAACCAACCAAGACGAGAACTGCTTCGTCCGCCACAGAACTACCAGCCGGCATCAACCAAGTTTGATAGTAGAACCACACACCAGGACGACTACTCCATGAAGGGCCTAGTGAATACCGTGAGCTGTAAGCCTCCGGCGGTGCCCAAGCTCTGTCACGTCCCCCTGGAGGATCTGACCAACTACAAGATGAGCTACATGGCCCACCCTTTGGAGAAGCGCTTTGTCTATGAGCCGGAGAAGTTCAGACCCTCTGAAATCCCCTTCGAAAGCTTCACCACCCACAAAGAATCATACCGAGGCTTGATGGGGGAGGCAGCCAAGAGCTTGAAGCCTCCAGCCAGGCCTTGTGGGCGAGACACGCCTTTCTCAACCACCACCGAGTTTCGTGATAAGTACCAAGCTTGGCCAACGCCCCAGGTGTTCTCCAGAGCTCCCGCCGCCTACGTCCCTCCTGAAGAGAAGATGGATCTTCTGACAACAGTGCAGGCCCACTACACATACCCTAAGGGggccccagctcagccctgccGACCAGCGCGCTCAGTCAAGAAGGGTGGCCACTTCGAAAGCTCCACCACGACCAAAGACGACTACAAGCAGTGGGCCAGCGTGCGCACAGGGCCGGTCAGGCCCGTACCCCAGCTGAACCTCCCCACCGAGCCCTTGGACTGCCTGACCACCACACGAGCCCACTACGTGCCCCACCCGCCCATCGCTACCAAAAGCTGTAAGCCCCCCTGGGCTGGCCCCCGAGGAAACATCCCTGTGGAGGGCCAGACCACGTACACCATCAGCTTCACGCCTAAGGAAATGAGCAGGTGCCTGGCTTCGTACCCGGAGCCCCCCGGCTACATCTTTGAGGAAACAGATGCTTTGGGGCACAGAATATACAGGCCAATTTCCCAGACAGGCTCTCGGCGGAGCAGCTGTCTTTCTGTGGGTGATTCGGAAAATCCCAACCAGCAGGAGTTGGCAGTCTCAGCTTGa